One genomic segment of Streptomyces sp. NBC_00239 includes these proteins:
- a CDS encoding GntR family transcriptional regulator, with amino-acid sequence MIEYRIDRRSGVATYVQIVQQTKQALRLGLLEPGDKLPAAREVVEATAVNPNTVLKAYRELEREGLVEARRGLGTFVRRSLGAAPGDSPLRGELSEWTSRARTAGLERDDVAALFAAVLDEHFDSTAKGQENR; translated from the coding sequence ATGATCGAATACCGGATCGACCGGCGCAGCGGGGTCGCCACCTACGTGCAGATCGTCCAGCAGACCAAACAGGCCCTGCGCCTGGGCCTGTTGGAGCCGGGGGACAAGCTTCCGGCCGCCCGGGAGGTCGTGGAGGCCACGGCGGTCAACCCGAACACGGTGCTCAAGGCCTACCGGGAGCTCGAACGGGAGGGCTTGGTCGAGGCCCGCCGCGGGCTCGGCACGTTCGTGCGCAGATCGCTCGGTGCCGCACCCGGTGACTCGCCGCTGAGGGGCGAGCTCTCCGAATGGACGTCACGTGCTCGGACGGCCGGCCTGGAGCGGGACGACGTGGCGGCACTCTTCGCCGCCGTGCTGGACGAGCACTTCGATTCCACCGCAAAGGGACAGGAAAACCGATGA
- a CDS encoding MarR family winged helix-turn-helix transcriptional regulator: MTEQQPQHDGVDRITAQWRAVRPDLDTSPMAVIGRLSRASRLLERGIKTNLADHGVEPWEFDVLATLLRCGPPYVLTAGELSSAAMVSSAALTNRIDHLVTKGLVDRAVDPAHRRRVLISLTGTGRELANRLVEHHLVGEERQLAGLTAAERDQLTGLLRRVLLTLGDHAEDPAQQ; encoded by the coding sequence ATGACGGAACAGCAGCCGCAGCACGACGGCGTCGACCGCATCACCGCACAGTGGCGCGCGGTCCGCCCCGACCTGGACACCTCGCCCATGGCCGTGATCGGCCGCCTCTCCCGCGCCTCGCGCCTGCTGGAACGGGGGATCAAGACCAACCTCGCCGACCACGGGGTCGAACCCTGGGAGTTCGACGTCCTGGCCACCCTGCTGCGCTGCGGCCCGCCGTACGTCCTCACCGCCGGCGAGCTCAGCTCGGCCGCGATGGTCAGCTCCGCGGCCCTCACCAACCGCATCGACCACCTCGTGACGAAGGGTCTGGTCGACCGGGCCGTCGACCCCGCCCACCGCCGCCGGGTGCTGATCTCCCTGACCGGCACCGGCCGGGAACTGGCCAACCGCCTCGTCGAGCACCACCTCGTCGGCGAGGAACGCCAGCTCGCCGGGCTCACCGCCGCCGAACGCGACCAGCTCACCGGCCTGCTGCGCCGCGTCCTCCTCACCCTCGGCGACCACGCCGAGGACCCCGCCCAGCAGTAG
- a CDS encoding oxygenase MpaB family protein, with protein sequence MATVPEGRAPSAPTPDGPPQPSARADAPTPGEPPQADATDFEHVLGPGSRFHTLFDDPRWALALIRATVLEAAHPQVGAALLDNSTFVTHPWRRLRNTLLSLQRIFGTSDDVRRREAARLNRLHGRLHGTDSRERPYHAMDPEARAWVVATLFDSVVTMHRLSGQPLAQEAMEQLYGEFHAFLAVLGDHAGHLPDSLQGFWQYYDRVVEEELENTEAARIILYKLFDHLPAPPLLTGVPALWAAGRALGGPVVGAITVASLPESFRRRAALPELPGAQTLMQGAYVAAGLARFLPAGWLSADGIMALLDMSPQSDDPRARTVTALQHRIKRAAALLRLLNPLPDPVPEPEDGPGAYTAGGAYAGAGAGSGAGVRRASETFFREVLDQTGDGYLDWPDLAAMARELSTRLDLDEPEETRLYNAYADWWRELQRALDTDGDGRVSAREYAAAAPSLAGPALIRVAEVLFDATDKDGNQSIDADEYRTLFRTAFRRDTAASAAAYSRSAFVGDFLAFMSARHRSTPFDPLLADA encoded by the coding sequence ATGGCGACCGTCCCCGAGGGGCGCGCCCCGTCCGCCCCCACCCCCGACGGCCCGCCGCAGCCGAGCGCGCGGGCGGACGCTCCCACGCCGGGTGAGCCTCCGCAGGCGGACGCCACGGACTTTGAACACGTCCTCGGTCCCGGCTCCCGGTTCCACACCCTGTTCGACGACCCGCGCTGGGCCCTCGCCCTCATCCGGGCGACCGTGCTGGAGGCCGCCCACCCCCAGGTCGGTGCCGCCCTGCTCGACAACTCCACTTTCGTCACCCATCCGTGGCGCCGGCTGCGGAACACCCTGCTGAGCCTCCAGCGGATCTTCGGCACCTCCGACGACGTACGCCGCAGGGAGGCGGCCCGGCTCAACCGGCTGCACGGCCGCCTGCACGGGACCGACTCGCGGGAACGGCCGTACCACGCCATGGACCCCGAGGCCCGGGCCTGGGTCGTGGCGACGCTGTTCGACAGCGTCGTGACCATGCACCGGCTCAGCGGCCAGCCACTGGCGCAGGAGGCGATGGAACAGCTCTACGGCGAGTTCCACGCCTTCCTCGCCGTCCTCGGCGACCACGCCGGGCACCTGCCGGACAGCCTGCAGGGCTTCTGGCAGTACTACGACCGGGTCGTCGAGGAGGAGCTGGAGAACACCGAGGCGGCCCGCATCATCCTGTACAAGCTCTTCGACCACCTTCCCGCGCCCCCGCTGCTCACCGGCGTACCGGCCCTGTGGGCGGCCGGCCGCGCCCTCGGCGGGCCGGTCGTCGGCGCGATCACGGTCGCCTCGCTCCCCGAGTCCTTCCGGCGGCGGGCGGCGCTGCCGGAGTTGCCGGGGGCGCAGACGCTCATGCAGGGCGCGTACGTAGCCGCCGGGCTGGCCCGTTTCCTGCCGGCCGGGTGGCTGTCGGCGGACGGCATCATGGCGCTCCTGGACATGTCCCCGCAGAGCGACGATCCCCGCGCCCGGACGGTCACCGCGCTGCAGCACAGGATCAAACGCGCCGCGGCCCTCCTCCGACTCCTCAACCCCCTGCCGGACCCCGTACCGGAACCGGAGGACGGGCCCGGTGCGTACACGGCGGGCGGGGCGTACGCCGGAGCCGGGGCGGGCTCGGGCGCCGGTGTCCGGCGCGCGTCGGAGACGTTCTTCCGGGAGGTCCTCGACCAGACCGGCGACGGCTACCTCGACTGGCCCGACCTCGCCGCCATGGCCCGCGAGCTGTCCACCCGCCTCGACCTCGACGAGCCCGAGGAGACCCGGCTGTACAACGCCTATGCCGACTGGTGGCGGGAACTCCAGCGCGCCCTCGACACCGACGGAGACGGCCGCGTCAGCGCCCGGGAGTACGCCGCTGCCGCGCCCTCGCTGGCCGGTCCGGCCCTCATCCGCGTGGCCGAGGTCCTCTTCGACGCCACCGACAAGGACGGCAACCAGTCCATCGACGCCGACGAGTACCGGACCCTGTTCCGCACGGCGTTCCGACGCGACACCGCGGCGTCGGCGGCGGCCTACTCGCGCAGCGCTTTCGTCGGCGACTTCCTGGCGTTCATGTCGGCCCGCCACCGCAGCACCCCCTTCGACCCCCTGCTCGCCGACGCGTAG
- a CDS encoding class I SAM-dependent methyltransferase, translating into MVGHQNETRAAYDGVVELYASLFANRLETQPFARNMIGTFAELVRGTGNLRAADVGCGPGHLTAMLHDLGLDAFGIDLSPAMVDHARRAHPALRFDEARMEALPVEDGALGGVLAHYSMIHTPPAELPALLAEQVRVLAPGGLLMVSFFATEGPGPIRFDHKVTPAYSWPVDRFAELLAGAGLVPFARLTYDPASERGYLDAHLLARRP; encoded by the coding sequence GTGGTGGGACATCAGAACGAGACCAGGGCCGCCTATGACGGGGTGGTCGAGCTGTACGCGTCGCTGTTCGCGAATCGGCTGGAGACTCAGCCGTTCGCGCGGAACATGATCGGCACCTTCGCCGAGCTGGTGCGCGGGACGGGGAACCTGCGGGCGGCCGACGTCGGGTGCGGGCCCGGGCATCTGACGGCCATGCTGCACGACTTGGGGCTGGACGCCTTCGGGATCGACCTCTCCCCGGCCATGGTCGACCACGCCCGGCGGGCCCATCCTGCACTGCGGTTCGACGAGGCGCGGATGGAGGCCCTGCCCGTCGAGGACGGCGCGCTCGGCGGTGTGCTGGCCCACTACTCGATGATCCACACCCCGCCTGCGGAGCTGCCCGCGCTGCTCGCCGAGCAGGTGCGCGTCCTGGCACCGGGGGGCCTGCTCATGGTCTCGTTCTTCGCGACCGAGGGACCGGGGCCGATCCGCTTCGACCACAAGGTGACGCCCGCGTACAGCTGGCCGGTGGACCGGTTCGCCGAGCTGCTGGCCGGGGCCGGGCTCGTACCGTTCGCCCGGCTGACCTACGACCCGGCCTCCGAACGGGGTTACCTCGACGCCCACTTGCTGGCCCGCCGCCCCTAG
- a CDS encoding ABC transporter ATP-binding protein: MTGHAIEAIGLTKTFRRRGGWALRDCTFQLPAGRVCALVGPNGAGKSTLLALAAGLIAPDEGSVTVLGGHPAHVRSRIAFVSQGKPLYAQLTVAETLRLGADLNPDSWDAGTAEGIVTGGGLDLGARVRSLSGGQRTRVALALALAKRPELLLLDEPMADLDPLARHELMATLMVTAARYGTTIVMSSHVIAELEDCCDHLLLVGDGRVRLAGNIDDLLAAHTLITGPARGATAADCDLAPHVPVEARITGRQITALVRPAGPLTDDWKTRELTLEALVLAHLRNPSAPPLTLGSPRASATPQEAISASTLSQETTA, encoded by the coding sequence ATGACGGGCCATGCCATCGAGGCGATCGGGCTGACGAAGACGTTCCGGCGGCGAGGCGGATGGGCCCTGCGCGACTGTACGTTCCAGCTGCCGGCCGGACGTGTCTGTGCGCTCGTGGGGCCCAACGGCGCGGGCAAGTCCACGCTGCTCGCCCTGGCGGCGGGACTGATCGCCCCCGACGAGGGTTCGGTCACGGTGCTCGGCGGACACCCGGCCCACGTCCGGTCCCGCATCGCCTTCGTCTCCCAGGGCAAGCCGCTGTACGCACAGCTCACCGTCGCCGAGACGCTTCGCCTGGGCGCCGACCTCAACCCCGACAGCTGGGACGCGGGCACCGCCGAGGGGATCGTGACGGGCGGCGGCCTGGACCTCGGAGCCCGTGTCCGCTCGCTGTCCGGCGGCCAGCGCACCCGGGTGGCACTCGCCCTCGCCCTGGCCAAGCGGCCCGAACTCCTGCTGCTGGACGAGCCGATGGCCGACCTCGACCCGCTGGCCCGGCACGAGCTGATGGCCACCCTCATGGTCACGGCCGCACGGTACGGCACCACGATCGTGATGTCCTCACACGTGATCGCCGAACTGGAGGACTGCTGCGACCACTTGCTGCTGGTCGGCGACGGCCGGGTGCGCCTGGCGGGCAACATCGACGACCTGCTGGCCGCACACACGCTGATCACGGGCCCCGCGCGCGGGGCCACCGCCGCCGACTGCGACCTGGCCCCGCACGTCCCCGTGGAAGCCCGTATCACCGGCCGCCAGATCACCGCCCTCGTCCGCCCCGCGGGGCCTCTGACCGACGACTGGAAGACCAGAGAGCTGACCTTGGAGGCACTGGTTCTCGCCCATCTGCGCAACCCGTCGGCGCCCCCACTGACCCTCGGCTCCCCTCGTGCCTCCGCCACGCCCCAGGAGGCGATATCCGCCTCCACCCTGTCCCAGGAGACGACCGCATGA
- a CDS encoding SgcJ/EcaC family oxidoreductase, with protein MKVLLTGATGYIGSAVTDHLTAAGHRVVALTRGAEPQPGRGWHAQLVGDTADPASLVGAVTPDIEAVIHLAPPSGDADIDTTVIEALAAPLRGTGRPFVYTSGVWVLGATGEAQEVGEDAATHPIDIVGYRPRIERQVLAEVAEGVRAVVVRPGIVYGRGGGIPAILVDRARLQGVPEYYGEEGVRWPTVHVDDLAELFVAAVERAEAGTVWHGVGESAVPVRDLARAAGRAAGVLAAPQVVPVEQAAEVFGSPFADALALDQSVSGAAARTALGWRPGRPGAVAELVSGSYRPVEVFGAPDGPETDAEVAAIRRLVAEVEHAQQNELVDRFLTLFRREDPVWTTGHGKRLSGFEEIASFTGKVLPGATAESTAVYDVERVLFLRPDVAAVNVRQQPVRHDGTRIADRPEGRPFYVLVKEDGAWRVGAAQNTIAVD; from the coding sequence ATGAAGGTTCTGCTCACCGGCGCCACCGGCTACATCGGCTCCGCCGTCACCGACCACCTCACCGCCGCCGGCCACCGGGTCGTCGCGCTCACCCGCGGCGCCGAGCCCCAGCCCGGCCGGGGCTGGCACGCCCAGCTGGTCGGCGACACCGCCGACCCGGCCTCCCTGGTCGGTGCGGTGACCCCCGACATCGAGGCCGTGATCCACCTGGCTCCCCCGAGCGGCGACGCCGACATCGACACGACCGTCATCGAGGCGCTCGCCGCTCCGCTGCGCGGCACCGGCCGGCCCTTCGTCTACACCAGTGGCGTCTGGGTGCTCGGCGCCACCGGCGAGGCGCAGGAGGTCGGCGAGGACGCCGCCACCCACCCGATCGACATCGTCGGCTACCGCCCGCGCATCGAGCGCCAGGTGCTGGCCGAGGTCGCCGAGGGCGTGCGCGCGGTCGTCGTCCGACCCGGCATCGTGTACGGCCGCGGCGGCGGCATCCCCGCCATCCTGGTCGACCGGGCCCGCCTCCAGGGGGTACCCGAGTACTACGGGGAGGAGGGCGTGCGCTGGCCGACCGTCCACGTGGACGACCTGGCCGAACTGTTCGTGGCCGCCGTCGAGCGGGCCGAGGCCGGCACCGTCTGGCACGGCGTCGGCGAGTCGGCCGTCCCGGTCCGCGACCTCGCCCGGGCCGCCGGCCGCGCGGCCGGCGTGCTCGCCGCCCCGCAGGTGGTGCCCGTGGAGCAGGCCGCCGAGGTCTTCGGCTCGCCCTTCGCGGACGCGCTCGCCCTCGACCAGAGCGTCAGCGGCGCCGCCGCCCGTACCGCCCTCGGCTGGCGGCCGGGCCGGCCGGGCGCGGTGGCCGAGCTGGTGTCGGGGTCGTACCGGCCGGTCGAGGTGTTCGGCGCCCCCGACGGCCCGGAGACGGACGCCGAGGTCGCCGCGATCCGCCGCCTGGTCGCCGAGGTCGAGCACGCCCAGCAGAACGAGCTGGTCGACCGGTTCCTGACCCTCTTCCGCCGGGAGGACCCGGTGTGGACCACCGGCCACGGCAAGCGGCTGTCGGGCTTCGAGGAGATCGCGTCCTTCACCGGGAAGGTGCTGCCCGGGGCGACGGCCGAGTCCACCGCCGTCTACGACGTCGAGCGCGTGCTGTTCCTGCGGCCCGACGTCGCCGCGGTGAACGTCCGTCAGCAGCCGGTCCGCCACGACGGCACCCGGATCGCCGACCGGCCCGAGGGCCGCCCGTTCTACGTCCTGGTCAAGGAGGACGGCGCCTGGCGCGTCGGCGCCGCCCAGAACACCATCGCGGTCGACTGA
- a CDS encoding DUF4097 family beta strand repeat-containing protein yields MQHFDTAALISAVLDIPAGHVRIEAGERADATVEVVPADASNGSDVKAAEQIEVAYADGVLRVEAPAATSRILGSSGSVAVTVQLPVGSHIEAKSAAGDFRGVGRLGDVAYEGAQGTVEIEEAAGARIVLQSGDVSVGRLGGSADIATQQGAIRIAEASKGTVKLTTQHGEIAVGAARGVSASLDAGTSYGRIDNALTNTDGASAALNIHATTSYGDITARSL; encoded by the coding sequence ATGCAGCACTTCGACACCGCCGCCCTGATCTCCGCCGTTCTCGACATCCCCGCCGGGCACGTCCGGATCGAGGCCGGCGAGCGGGCCGACGCCACGGTGGAGGTGGTTCCCGCGGACGCCTCGAACGGCAGTGACGTGAAGGCGGCGGAGCAGATCGAGGTCGCCTATGCCGACGGTGTGCTGCGGGTCGAGGCTCCGGCGGCGACGAGCCGGATCCTCGGCAGCTCCGGCTCGGTCGCGGTGACCGTGCAGCTGCCCGTCGGTTCCCACATCGAGGCGAAGTCCGCCGCCGGCGACTTCCGCGGTGTCGGGCGGCTCGGCGACGTCGCCTACGAGGGTGCGCAGGGCACGGTCGAGATCGAGGAGGCCGCCGGCGCCCGCATCGTGCTCCAGTCCGGTGACGTATCGGTGGGGCGCCTGGGCGGTTCCGCGGACATCGCCACCCAGCAGGGCGCGATCCGTATCGCCGAGGCCTCCAAGGGCACGGTCAAGCTGACGACCCAGCACGGCGAGATCGCGGTCGGCGCGGCCCGCGGCGTGTCCGCGTCGCTGGACGCCGGTACCTCCTACGGCCGGATCGACAACGCGCTCACCAACACCGACGGCGCCTCCGCCGCCCTGAACATCCACGCCACCACCTCGTACGGCGACATCACCGCCCGCAGCCTGTAA
- the uppS gene encoding polyprenyl diphosphate synthase, with amino-acid sequence MRAVPRHVACVMDGNGRWARRRSLPRTAGHRAAETAVIDVIEAARAAGVEWLSLYAFSTENWSRPSDEVDYLMRLVRRVVRKHAPLLLARGVRCRFLGVSDPRIPPELAQDFDDLTTLTGENRGMTLTVAFDHGGRRDIVEAARSLIRSGTPAGEVTEAVLAAHLPFPDTPDVDLVIRTSGEQRISNFMLWQVAYAEMVFPQVLWPDFRAPHFVECLQAYRRRDRRFGGAPTQPNGEH; translated from the coding sequence ATGCGGGCCGTACCCCGGCACGTGGCGTGCGTGATGGACGGCAACGGCCGGTGGGCGCGGCGGCGCTCGCTGCCGCGGACGGCCGGGCACCGGGCCGCCGAGACGGCCGTGATCGACGTCATCGAGGCGGCCCGGGCCGCCGGCGTCGAGTGGCTCAGCCTCTACGCCTTCTCCACGGAGAACTGGAGCCGGCCCAGTGACGAGGTCGACTACCTGATGCGGCTGGTCCGCCGGGTCGTGCGCAAGCACGCGCCGCTGCTGCTCGCGCGCGGCGTCCGCTGCCGCTTCCTCGGGGTGTCGGACCCGCGGATCCCGCCGGAGCTGGCTCAGGACTTCGACGACCTCACGACCCTGACCGGCGAGAACCGGGGCATGACCCTGACGGTCGCCTTCGACCACGGCGGCCGCCGGGACATCGTCGAAGCCGCCCGGTCGCTCATCCGCAGCGGAACTCCCGCCGGCGAGGTCACCGAGGCCGTGCTCGCAGCCCACCTGCCGTTCCCCGACACCCCCGACGTGGACCTCGTCATCCGCACCTCCGGCGAGCAGCGCATCTCCAACTTCATGCTCTGGCAGGTCGCCTACGCCGAGATGGTCTTCCCCCAGGTGCTCTGGCCCGACTTCCGCGCACCGCACTTCGTCGAGTGCCTGCAGGCCTACCGGCGGCGCGACCGCCGGTTCGGCGGCGCGCCGACCCAGCCGAACGGAGAACACTGA
- a CDS encoding HAD family hydrolase has translation MITPIELVIFDCDGVLVDSERIAVRVEAAVGAEMGWPLTEAEVMDRFVGRSSASIGELIAARLGADRAAAWQERSAQLHREAVDAELTPVDGIREALDAIALPTCVASSGSHDKMRHTLGHTGLYQHFEGRIFSASEVAHGKPAPDLFLHAAARMGVEPSACIVIEDSKYGVQAARAAGMRSLGYAGGLTPAEWLEGPNTVVFDDMRKLPTLLATA, from the coding sequence ATGATCACTCCCATTGAACTCGTCATATTCGACTGCGACGGCGTGCTCGTCGACAGCGAGCGGATCGCCGTGCGCGTGGAGGCCGCCGTGGGTGCGGAGATGGGGTGGCCGCTGACGGAAGCCGAGGTGATGGACAGGTTCGTCGGCCGGTCGAGTGCGTCGATCGGCGAGCTGATCGCCGCCCGTCTGGGCGCGGATCGGGCTGCCGCCTGGCAGGAGAGGTCCGCGCAGCTCCACCGCGAGGCCGTCGATGCCGAACTCACGCCGGTCGACGGCATTCGCGAAGCGCTGGACGCCATCGCGCTTCCCACCTGCGTGGCGTCGAGCGGCAGCCACGACAAGATGCGCCACACCCTCGGCCACACCGGGCTCTACCAGCACTTCGAGGGGCGCATCTTCAGTGCCAGCGAGGTCGCCCACGGCAAGCCCGCCCCCGATCTCTTCCTCCACGCGGCGGCGCGCATGGGCGTCGAACCCTCGGCCTGCATCGTCATCGAGGACAGCAAGTACGGGGTCCAGGCCGCCCGCGCGGCCGGCATGCGGTCGCTCGGCTACGCCGGTGGCCTGACGCCGGCCGAGTGGCTCGAAGGCCCGAACACCGTGGTGTTCGACGACATGCGCAAGCTGCCGACGCTCCTCGCCACGGCCTGA
- a CDS encoding alpha/beta fold hydrolase, producing MTTTDSHERPDVTAREFRVPTSDGSGRLWAERDGHGDGTGSPVVLLHGAGMDSRLWDAVVPELARHHDVIRYDARGLGRSTPPDKPFSDVDDLCAVLDHFGLRRAALVGLSMGGETALDFTLAHPERVTALALVGASVSGHVWPQSTESSAYATARRERSAATLADLELAVWAAMGRTAPGGELIEAMVASNAERRLVSEQHCVVSTGRDAEPHLGEIAVPTLVVHGDHDHSEIAAIARRLVTDIPGAHGETIPDADH from the coding sequence GTGACGACGACCGACTCCCACGAACGACCTGACGTGACGGCACGCGAATTCCGCGTGCCGACCTCCGACGGCAGCGGCCGGCTGTGGGCTGAGCGCGACGGCCACGGCGATGGCACCGGAAGCCCGGTCGTGCTCCTGCACGGCGCCGGCATGGACTCCCGCCTGTGGGACGCCGTCGTTCCCGAGCTGGCCCGCCACCACGACGTGATCCGCTACGACGCCCGCGGGCTGGGACGCTCCACGCCACCGGACAAGCCGTTCAGCGACGTCGACGATCTGTGCGCCGTCCTTGATCACTTCGGCCTCCGCCGAGCCGCCCTGGTCGGTCTGAGCATGGGCGGGGAGACCGCGCTGGACTTCACGCTCGCCCACCCGGAGCGCGTCACCGCACTCGCCCTGGTCGGCGCCTCGGTCAGCGGCCACGTCTGGCCGCAGAGCACCGAGTCGTCGGCGTACGCCACGGCCCGCCGCGAGCGGTCGGCGGCCACGCTGGCGGACCTGGAACTGGCGGTCTGGGCAGCCATGGGCCGCACGGCTCCCGGGGGAGAACTCATCGAGGCCATGGTCGCCTCGAACGCCGAGCGGCGACTGGTGAGCGAACAGCACTGCGTCGTCTCCACGGGCCGTGACGCCGAACCGCACCTCGGGGAGATCGCCGTGCCGACGCTCGTCGTCCACGGCGACCACGACCACTCGGAGATCGCCGCGATCGCCCGGAGACTCGTCACCGACATCCCCGGCGCCCACGGCGAGACGATCCCGGACGCCGACCACTAG
- a CDS encoding C40 family peptidase — protein sequence MPLSSIALPVAVGAVMALVPLAPHVSAADVSRSAASSACKGARTCYVDVSVAQVWESPDKVRTVDAKALTNPVDIRGWFAAMAHDINLRRDVPGETQALYGGRVTVVDTMTKDGVLWDKVVVHGQPTPRDAAGYPGWMPDRQLTKVRKKAPSGTTPERVTGPTAWGYGSRQALEAGAPSKGAIEYSFNTEFAVKAVAGAPSVVEARANDGTPIYFERDDLAKVPASGVTGDDVVAEARKFLGLDYLWSGTAGFGYDCSGLTSQVYSALGITIPRDSQPQFDAGGGAAPAGSAEGERITSPADLRPGDVVGFGSSTSSVTHVGIYVGRNDQGEPMMINSPRTGEKVREEPLSNRPFVGATRFIGS from the coding sequence ATGCCCCTTTCGAGCATCGCGCTTCCCGTTGCCGTCGGCGCCGTCATGGCTCTGGTTCCCCTGGCGCCTCATGTCTCCGCCGCGGACGTCTCCCGATCGGCGGCCTCGTCCGCCTGCAAGGGCGCCAGGACCTGCTACGTGGACGTGTCCGTCGCCCAGGTCTGGGAGAGCCCCGACAAAGTGCGGACGGTCGACGCGAAGGCGCTCACCAACCCGGTCGACATCCGGGGCTGGTTCGCCGCCATGGCCCACGACATCAACCTGCGCCGGGACGTCCCCGGTGAGACGCAGGCCCTGTACGGGGGCCGGGTCACCGTGGTCGACACGATGACCAAGGACGGGGTGCTCTGGGACAAGGTGGTGGTCCACGGCCAGCCGACGCCCAGGGACGCAGCGGGCTATCCCGGCTGGATGCCCGACCGGCAGCTGACGAAGGTCCGGAAGAAGGCCCCGTCCGGTACGACCCCGGAGCGCGTCACCGGCCCGACGGCCTGGGGCTACGGCTCTCGTCAGGCGCTGGAGGCGGGAGCGCCTTCCAAGGGAGCCATCGAGTACTCGTTCAACACGGAGTTCGCGGTGAAGGCGGTCGCGGGCGCCCCGTCCGTCGTGGAGGCCCGGGCCAACGACGGCACCCCGATCTACTTCGAGCGCGACGACCTCGCGAAGGTCCCGGCGTCCGGGGTGACCGGCGACGACGTGGTCGCCGAAGCGCGCAAGTTCCTGGGCCTGGACTACCTGTGGTCCGGCACGGCCGGTTTCGGCTACGACTGCTCCGGCCTGACGAGCCAGGTGTACTCGGCCCTCGGCATCACCATCCCGCGCGACAGCCAGCCGCAGTTCGACGCGGGCGGCGGCGCGGCGCCCGCCGGCTCGGCCGAGGGCGAGAGGATCACCTCGCCGGCGGATCTGCGGCCGGGCGACGTCGTGGGCTTCGGCAGCAGCACCTCGAGCGTCACCCACGTGGGCATCTACGTCGGCAGGAACGACCAGGGCGAACCGATGATGATCAACTCGCCCAGGACCGGGGAGAAGGTGAGGGAGGAACCCCTGAGCAACCGTCCGTTCGTGGGCGCCACCCGCTTCATCGGCTCCTGA
- a CDS encoding ABC transporter permease, giving the protein MTAPAPTTPEAAWSSAGVPRLTRWLLRLHRPALCVWVGLAVALSAALLWLGGPLTEASAAAWQQYDACGGALTCAYDQPAILRYKDVYSLTTFGVLAVPFLVAAWAGAMLTSRELETGTAQLTWTQSVSPVRWLTARLAVPAVLVAAGTSLLVALHHHAWSAGRGRIGSAKPWSDLPTFYAGGPLTVALALLGLAVGALVGLLWRRSLPALVTSVVATVGVFGIGLAALPHLWPTVTDVSLRAEGTPTGSGLAVRMGLLTSTGARLPDPYCGGDGYPDCRAVYDRLDAVGYFREYHPLSHYWPLQLTGTALILTIGGLLVLAAFGVLKRRTGGTPRRPGSAV; this is encoded by the coding sequence ATGACCGCCCCCGCCCCCACCACTCCCGAGGCCGCGTGGAGTTCTGCAGGCGTGCCCCGTCTGACCCGGTGGCTGCTGCGCCTGCACCGCCCGGCCCTGTGCGTCTGGGTCGGCCTCGCGGTCGCGTTGTCGGCCGCGCTGCTGTGGCTGGGCGGTCCGCTCACCGAAGCCTCCGCGGCGGCGTGGCAGCAGTACGACGCCTGCGGTGGCGCGCTGACCTGCGCCTACGACCAGCCCGCGATCCTTCGCTACAAGGACGTCTACTCCCTCACCACCTTCGGCGTCCTCGCCGTTCCCTTCCTCGTCGCCGCCTGGGCCGGAGCCATGCTGACCAGCAGGGAACTGGAGACGGGCACCGCCCAGCTGACCTGGACCCAGTCGGTTTCCCCGGTGCGCTGGCTCACCGCCAGACTCGCCGTCCCGGCCGTCCTCGTCGCCGCCGGCACGAGCCTGCTGGTCGCGCTCCACCACCATGCCTGGTCGGCCGGCCGGGGTCGCATCGGGAGCGCCAAGCCCTGGTCCGACCTCCCGACCTTCTACGCGGGCGGGCCCCTCACGGTCGCCCTGGCCCTGCTGGGCCTCGCTGTCGGAGCCCTGGTCGGCCTCCTGTGGCGCCGCTCCCTGCCCGCTCTCGTCACCTCGGTCGTCGCGACTGTCGGCGTGTTCGGCATCGGCCTCGCGGCACTTCCCCATCTGTGGCCCACCGTGACCGACGTGAGCCTCCGGGCGGAGGGCACCCCGACGGGCTCCGGGCTGGCGGTCCGGATGGGCCTCCTCACCTCCACCGGCGCCCGGCTGCCGGACCCCTACTGCGGTGGCGACGGCTATCCCGACTGCCGCGCCGTGTACGACAGGCTCGACGCCGTCGGCTATTTCCGCGAGTACCACCCCCTCTCCCACTACTGGCCCCTCCAGCTCACCGGGACCGCCCTCATCCTCACCATCGGTGGCCTGCTGGTCCTGGCCGCGTTCGGCGTGCTGAAGCGCCGTACGGGAGGCACCCCGCGGCGTCCGGGAAGCGCGGTGTGA